GGTGTTCCCGGTGTTGGGGTGCAGTATGAAAACCGTCCAGTGGGGCATACCAACCCAGAGGGAAAGCTTCTGTTGCCTGATCTACGTTCCTACGAACCCAACCAGATCACGATTGATCCGACAAACCTTCCTGTTGATGCGACGGTAGGTGGTACTCGCATCGTAACGGTTCCGGCTGATCGCAGCGGCACCGTTGTCGACTTCGACGTAGTTACCGATGCCAAGGCCGCGCTCGTCACCCTGAGAAACGAGGCAGGCGAGTACCTGCAAGCGGGAACGGTCGGTAGCGTAGAGGGTGCATCAAGCAGCTTTGTCATCGGTTACGACGGTCAGGCTTTTATCACCGGGCTTGACTCGCGAAATCGCATCACGGTGGACCTCCGTGGTCGTGGGCGTTGCTCCGCTGAATTCGGTTATGAGCCGCGAGAAGGAGAACAAGTCACTATCCCCAATGTGGTCTGCCACCCGGTTGAGTGAGAAATCGCATGCTGCGCCTCATACTGATCCTGTTGACACTTATCTTCCTGCAGCCGCTATCGGCGGTTGCACAGGTACTTAACAATTGCTCCTTCAGCGTAACCAATGTCAACTTCGGTACTGTCAATACGCTGGCGGGTGGCGTCGTTGACACCACAGGAACCGTCAATGTCACCTGCAACTCTACGTTGGGTGCGACGTTCCGTGTCTGTCTCAACCTGAATGCCGGGGTGGGGGGAGCCACCTCCGGCATCCGTCATATGACTGGCCCCGGAGGTAGCCGCCTGGACTACCGGTTATACAAGGACGCCGCGCGTGCAACACCCTGGGGCTCACGTACGCTGACAACTCTCGGGACGCCGGTAGCCCTGCAGCTATCGGTACCGATCCTGGGGTCCGTATCCACCACTCGGACGATCTATGCACGGGTTGCCGGGAATCAGCAGGCCGCTCCGCCTGGCACCTATACATCGACGTTCTCAGGAGGCCAGGTTGAGTTCAATTGGCGCGCAAGTGGGACGACGGATTGCAATGCTCTGACGCGGAACCCCACCCGTCCGAGTTTCAATGTGCAGGCAATCGTCGCTCCGAATTGCAATGTTACCGCGCAAGACATCAATTTCGGTGATCACGGAGTGCTGGACACTGAGGTGAGCGCGACTGGGGCTATCAGCGTGAATTGCACCTCTGGCACGACCTACAATATCGGCTTGAATAACGGACTCAATGGTGACGGACCGACACAGCGACGTATGTCGTTGGGTGACCAGGCGATTACCTATGGGCTTTATCGGGATGCCGCTCACAGCCAGCCATGGGGCAACACCATTGGCAGTGATACGGTGAGCGGTGCAGGTGTTGGTGGAGAGCAGAACTTGAGCGTATACGGCCGCGTACCTGCACAGATGACCCCTTCACCGGGGACATATAGCGACACTGTTGTGGTCACCGTTACCTATTGATGATGCTGACAGTGGAAAGGGGCCATGTTATGGAAAACAGGTACCCAGCAATATCTGTCATCAATGCTGTATTGATCCAGATACCCCGTTCAAGACATCCCTTTTTATACCCTGAATTCTGGCCATCTTCTCTGCGCGAAGTGTGTCGTCGGACTGGGGCATGGTCCTATTGCAGCTCCAGCTATAGCGGATAGTAAGCGCTCCACAAACCGCATCTTATGCAGCTGAATAGTGTTCGTCAGACTGGTGTCACTTGATTTCAAGGAGAACACCATGACCGAGCTGACCTCGACACAGGCCTTCTGGCTGGGCCATCTGTTCCATGCCTCCTCGCGGCAGCTGCCGCTGAGCGGGTATGCCGAAGAGCGCTCTGGGCAAGGCCCTCCACTATCTGGCAGGCCAGTGGGAAAGGCTGACGCGTTTTCTTGAGGATGGTCTGATCCCACTGGACAATAATCCGGAGGAAAATGCCATCCGCCCGTTCGTGGTGGGTCGCAAGAACTGGCTGTTCAGCTAGACGCCGAGAGGCGCTCATGCCAGTGCTGCCCTCTACAGTCTGGTGGAAACAGCCAAGGTCAACGGCCTGTCCCCCTACGAGTATCTGCAGTTCGTGTTCGAGACCCTGCCAACCCTCGGCGAGGATGACGACCTCGGCACGCTGCTTCCCTGGCGCTGGAAAGACACTCTACCGGTCTGACTCGTGGGGTTGCTGGACCGTTTACCGACCAGTGAGGCGGCGCTGAACGCCCTGCTGCCTTGGAATGTCCCTCTTGAGAGCACCTCAAAAGATACGCCTGCCTACGAATAGGGCAAGTACGTCGTTTTAACGGCGCTTACGCTGAAGGCACGCCACTCATACCAATAATGCACGAAAGTTTAAGGTTAAGCACTTAATACTCACAAGAAGGATGTGATAAAATGGTCAGCTGTGGGGGAAACAAATTGGGAGATTGCAGAAATATTAAGCTGTAGCGAATCGACTGTTAACTTTCATTTTAATAACGTCAGGAGAAGGTTTAGCGTTATCGTCAGGAAATAATAAAAGCAATACAGGGGAATATGGTTTCGGTCTGACTTGAAAGGCTAGCCTTTCAAGTCAGAAAATCAGATATGCAATTAGTTACTAGTTCTTTTGCTGATAGATCCGATCTCAGTTTAGACAGAATGTGGTGATCGCAACCTGGAATTATCAATTTTTTCAGTTTGGCGTTTGTGGCAGACTCTATACCTTCGATTACCTCCGCGGGAATTGGACTGTATAGCGCGCTCCCATCGCAAGAGGAGATTAAACCAACCGAACTTCCTTCGCACTTCTCGTAATCCATTGCTCGAAGCCCGTCATGCTCTCCAATAATCAAGAGCACACGGCCTGTGAAGCTCCTAAGAAATTCATATGAGGAAGAATTCAAGAAGCTGTAAGGCTGTGTGATTGCAGTTTTGAATTCTTTCCCAAATGGACGGCTATAGGCTTCTTCACTGTAGATTGCGGGACATACAAGGATCAGCTTTTCAAAAGTGTGGCGATGGCGCTCTGCTAACTTCAGCGCTATCGCTCCTCCCAAGCTATAACCTAGAAGCGTGTTGATATTAGGTTTGAATATGCCAGCTAGGTGCTGTGCTTCTGAAAGGTTGCGATGAAGTGAGGACTGCTCTCCCATTAAATTTTGGTCTGTATGGTGACCGGATAAATCGAAGCTCGCGCTATGTATATTTCTTTGGGTCAAAAGGTTATGTAACAAGTGATCAAGAGATTCTAAATTTGAACGGGCGCCGTGTATCGCCAATAGAGTGGGGTTGGATGTTTTGCGAGTGTAGACCCTATACCTGATAGCACGATCATGCGGGCCAATGCAGGATTTGGTAATCACGAAGTTTTCAAGCATAGGATGTTGTGTCAACGCTCGCTGCCTATAGTTCATTTGGTTTGGCGCAGTACTGTACGAACGCAGCATGCCATGGATTTTCCGGAGCGCTGAGCAATTTTATTGCCAAGAAGCAGCAAACTACGATGAGCATAGGCTTAATTAAGCGAGGCCCAACAACTAGAGCGCAACGTGCGCCAAGCTGAGCGCCTAGAAATGCACCGATTGCCATGCTGAGAGCGATTGGCCACAAAATCACCCCCTTTGTCATGAAAACTGTAAGTGACCCTAAATTGCATGATACGTTTGCAAGCTTTGTGAAACTCATGGCGCGCAACATGGCCATCCCACAAAGCATCGTAAGAGTGGCCATGAAGAAAGAGCCTACGCCGGGACCAAAAACTCCATCATAAAAGCCGAGTAATGGTGCAATGGAAAAGGAAAAAGCAAGAATGCTAATGCGTTGCTTTCTATCTAAGTCACTAACCTTCGGTGCTAGACTAAAATATAGCGCCACTAGGATTAGCATCACCGGAACAGCCGCTTGAAGATATGTTTGGTTGATGCTGCTTACTAGCAGCGCTCCGCTGCCCCCGCCTAAAAAGCTAAATATTGCTAGATACCGGCCCTCTCGCCATTGTATAAGGCCTTTTCTCGCAAACGCAACTGTGGCTGAAAATGTACCAGATGCGGCTTGGAATTTATTCGTCGCAATAGCTGTGACTGGGTCGATTCCGGCCAAAAATAAAGCTGGCAAGGTTATTAGCCCTCCACCTCCAGCAATTGCGTCAAAAAATCCGGCGAAGAAAGCGACGCATCCTAATATTGTGACTAATTCTAAATTCATCACACACAACCCCAGTAATAAATGTAATGCATCAGGTGAAAATTTAAAATTATAAATATAAGCTAACCTTTAACTATCATTGGTGATTCGTTCAAAACGATTGGGGCCGCTTTCATGCAGTAACCGAACAGCCTTACGAGAAGTCGTCGATTATCTTTGATAACATCGCGACAATGCAGGCTTCGGTAGTTGTTTATTAGGACAGCAGTATTCTGATTTAAGACGATTTTTTCGTGTTGGGCAGAACCCATCGCCGATATAAATTTGGAGTAAGAATCTCTGATCATAATGGGTGCGTCCTCAACTACCGAGAAACGATAGGAGTTATATCGTATGGCGAAACCGTTGCTCGCACTGTAGTCAAGAATAGATACGCCATTGCCATCTTCTCCTTTTTCATCAACAAATGAGTCGCTACGTGTAAACTTAAAACTTTTTGATGTTAATGCAAGTGCATTGATTGCGCCAATGCTTTGAAGGACTGAATCGATGGGAATAATAGTCGTAGGTTCTTTCAATGGATTCCACAGCGCGCTAAGAATCAATGTTGATGGCGCGGGGGAGTGACCATTTTCGGAGTTGAAAGAGCACCAGTAGGGTGCTTCGGTATGCGGCCCTAGTTCAAGACCTGAATGCGAGCTTAGCTCAATATCAGCGGGTTCACGTTCCAAGCTTTCTGATCCCCCCCCCTTATAATTGGCTACAACTCTGACTATTTTTCCTTCGTTATCTATGTCGTATGCGAAGGCTCTGTTACGAACAACCTCAAGTAGGATTTGACTTCTTGATGCCAAATATAACACGTCCGAACTAATTTCAGCTTTCTCCAGTGGCTCGAGAAGAGAAGGAGGCTGAGAGTTATTGACGTTTTGCATCCCATCAAATACTAAGTATGAAAGCAGCCCTTCAGCATAAGCGTCTATTAGGTCTCCCTGTCCTGGCGTCATCATCTGACGCAACTCGAGTGCCGAAGCCTTAGCAATGATATCCGCACCTTGCTTCTGAGGCCCGCCAGCAGCTGCCATCAATAGGCTATGGTTGTGGAGGCTGCTTGACTGGGCCATCGATAAGGTTACGGTTGGAGTCCCGCTTTCCTGACTGTGAGTGTAGACAGTTTTGCTGGCGATCATCGAACCAGGCGTTCTTTCTACTGAATCCGCTGAAATTTCCATTTAAAGTTCCTATCCAATTTTATATCAGGATCCGTCGAGGTATTCGCCTCATGCGGGCTCAACCATCACATGATAGAGGGAGAGGCGCACTGCCAATATCTATCAGTTCTGTTAGAGCGCACCATAAGTAAGTGCTTATGCAGAAGAAAAAAAACATTAACTCTGCACAACCGCATGATTTTAATGACATGCTGTGCACGAAAACTTGCGCGCAGGCACTTAAGTCGCCTTTATCAACCAACATTGATACAGATGTTTTCCGAGCTTCTATCAATCCTCTGAAAAATCGGAATTTTATAAAATGATTGCAACAAGATATAGAAAGAAAGGTTAGTTGCGTTCCGAAGTTCAGTCCACATATATTTCAACTCGCCTACTACTTCGGCACAAAAAATAATACATAACCCACTGCAATAAAATTTAGCAAAAAAAAGAATTAGCAATTAATGATATAAGTCTTCAAAATCAAAAAAGAAAAAACAACAAATGGATAGTAAGTGCTTATGCAGAAAAACATACATTAACTTTTCATAACCGCATGATTTTAATGTAATTGCTCCACAAACCGCATCTTATGCAGCTGAATAGTGTCCGTCAGACTGGTGTCACTTGATTTCAAGGAGAACACCATGACCGAGCTGACCTCGACACAGGCCTTCTGGCTGGGCCATCTGTTCCATGCCTCCTCGCGGCAGCTGCCGCTGAGCGGGTATGCCGAAGAGCGCTCTGGGCAAGGCCCTCCACTATCTGGCAGGCCAGTGGGAAAGGCTGACGCGTTTTCTTGAGGATGGTCTGATCCCACTGGACAATAATCCGGAGGAAAATGCCATCCGCCCGTTCGTGGTGGGTCGCAAGAACTGGCTGTTCAGCTAGACGCCGAGAGGCGCTCATGCCAGTGCTGCCCTCTACAGTCTGGTGGAAACAGCCAAGGTCAACGGCCTGTCACCCTACGAGTGTCTGCAGTTCGTGTTCGAGACCCTGCCAACCCTTGGCGAGGAGGACGACCTCGGCACGCTGCTTCCCTGGCGCTGGAAAGACACTCTACCGATCTGACTCACGTCGCAACAGGTGGGGTTGCTGGACCGTTTACCGCGGATACAGGTTCTCGCCACCCATCAGCCCGATGGGATCCTGGGTAATGAAGCGTCCTATCTCGGGATCATAGTAGCGGTGGCGGTTGTAGTGAAGTTCCGTTTCCGTATCATGATACTGCCCTTGGAAGCAGAAGGGGTTGTCGGTGGTGATATTGTCGCTGCTACCATCATTGGCCTTGCGTAGCTGGCCCCAGACGCTGTAGTGGCCAACCCAGGCGAGGTTGCCATCGCTGTCGGTGACTTCCAGTGGGGTACCGAGGTGGTCGGCCTGGAAGTAGTAGAGCGTTGGTTCGCTCAGGCGATAGTCGGTGTACAGCACCGTGCCGCTGCCGGTCGCCTGAAGCACGGTTTCGTAGCGGGCTTCCAGTTTGGCCGCCGGTGCGAGGCGGCCTCACGCGAATAAATGGAACTCATTAAACCACAACACCGGAAATCACACCTCAAGCTAGAATACTTATGCGCGACTCATCGGTTTCGGCCAATTCTATTCCCGGTTACTCCTGCCTAGCTATTACTCGTATTTTGACAACTCATTTTTCAAGTCAGATGTAAGCTCTGATGCTGATTTTGTTGCCGTGGCCGATTGGTCAGGGACCATGAAGATGGCAATGCCAATACCGTCGATTTCAAGTTTTTGGAGCAATTCGTTAACCATGTAGTACACATCAATTGTTAAAGGGGTATAGTCTTCCCAGTCATTTGATGCACATGCTCTTGCTGCTTCCTCTGTAGGCCATATAGGGAAAAACTGCCTCCCTTCGTTACCGCTTAAAGCCCATCCATCATTGTAAAGCCCCCAAGCACTCTCTTGATCCGCTATCTTTTTTATCGTAAAAACATAGCGATCCATAACAGGCTTTTTTGAAAGAAGCTCAAGCTGTTTGCTCATACCAGATCTCTCTTAATCCTTGATAAAACATCGGCCGCATGCATAGGGCTGGTTGGCTCTTCCTTTGTCATCATATCTATGTTGCAGTCGATGCAAATCAGTGTGTTGGGGCTCCGAATATTCATACCCAAACCCCTTTTGCGCTTCATAGCCTCTTCTATGAGCTAGCTGGTACCCTGGGGGATTCCTGATATTGGTACGGTTTCCTTGGGTAATTGCATTTTGTTCTTGCTGAATCCAACCGCGTACATGCGCTGGCTGTCTTGGATCTTGGCCAATTTCTCGCAATCTTGCCTGTTTTCCTGCTCTTCCGCCGTTCAACCCCAGCGGATCCACCCAACCAGTCGGGTTGGGTGCGTATTGATACAGGTTCTCGCCACCCATCAGGCCGATGGGGTCCTGGGTGATGAAGCGTCCTATCTCGGGATCATAGTAGCGGTGGCGGTTGTAGTGAAGTCCCGTTTCCTCATCATGATACTGCCCCTGGAAGCGGAAGGGGTTGTCGGTGGTGATGTTGTCGCTGTTACCATCATTGGCCTTGCGTAACTGGCCCCAGGCGAGGTTGCCATCGCTGTCGGTGACTTCCAGCGGGGTACCGAGGTGGTCGGTCTGGAAGTAGTAGAGCGTTGGTTCGCTCAGGCGATAGTCGGTGTACAGCACTGTACCGCTGCCGGTCGCTTGAGGCACGGCTTCGTAGTGGGCTTCCTTTAGTAGCGGGTATAGAACCCGCCTAGTGTAGGAGAAATAGGTTAGAATTTACGCTTTCTACAAATTTGTATCATATAAGTAAATAATGTCGCATGAAATCTCTACAAAGCCCAAATTATCATATGGGAAGTTATTGCACTCAATCATGATAATAGACCCATCTAAAGACAGAAATAAAATCCCATCCGGCTCACAAGAAGTTATTTCTCCTACGACTTTTACCTTGTTGTCAGTGCTCTGTATTGATGGTGAATGGGATGTTGACGGAGATATGTTCGCCCCCCATGTTGTGATATAGGGAATCTCAATCTCGACATTGTGTTCTCCTCCAACTTCTATCGAGCCTCCTTTCCATATGGCGAACGCGCTGCCTAACGAACAAGAAAAGTGCACTTGTTCTTGAAGGTCATTTTTTACGACATCTATTATGCTGATTAGCATCATAACCACTTTGGTAGAGGAACGCGAATGACTGTGTTGTCTACGTTCATTGAGTTGTTACTTGGGTCTGATGTCCATGTTTCCTCATGATAATGATGCTTTGCCGGGGAGCCATTCATTTCATGATATACCATATCTGATACTTCGAGTACCGTCTGTTGACACAATCCTGCCGGGGTCAGCCTGGCCTGTTCGTGGATGAATATTTGTATGAGGGCCAGGGCCAAGGAATTCATCCCACTGGTCAGTAGCATTTTCTGGGTTAACTGGGTTAACTGGCTTAACTGGCTTGTTGCTATATGTTTCGTGATGATAGCCACGATTTAGCTGACAATCGCACTTACTCAACCCCAGCGGATCCACCCAACCAGTCGGGTTGGGTGCGTATTGATACAAGTTCTCGCCACCCATCAGCCCGATGGGATCCTGGGTAATGAAGCGTCCTATCACGGGATATAGTAGCGGTGGCGTTGAAGATATAGTTACCTATACCATGGCACTACTCCATATTTTTTACTTCCTTACCCTATTTTAAAGATAGATATATATCATGGAGGTCTTTGTTTTCATTGATAGCTGTGCACTGTCCATCTTTCTTGTAAAATAGGGAGAGTTCCCCCTTTTCTCCATTTTCCTCGATTGCTCTCACTCCGTCTAAGACACAAAGTGCTCCAAATGCAGCTCCGTCGGCTACATATTGTATGATTTTCTCAATTTCTTCTTTCTCTCTATCTTCCAGTTCATTATAAAATTTAGATATCTCTAAAATATCGTGTGCAGGGCGTCGTCCTGGAGGGGATTTTAGAACGGAAATGGTATCTTGAACTGCTCCGTCTTTTACTGCTCTTTTGAAAGCATCTACAAAATCATCGGCGTTCATGGTCTTTTTCTCTGCTCTAAAATGAGTTTGGGTACATTTCTTTATTAAGAGATATCAGGTCTTGTATCGCTGAGTTTGGAGCATTGGTATAGTTTCTGAGGTCTCTTACATCCTTGGCCAAAAGCTCACGAGGACTTCCTGAATACTCTCCTCTAAGTGTTGGTATCGCTCTATGTTCAGCACTAGGAACTGCCATTGAAGGAGCCGTTTTCAGGTCATAGCCAGGAATCACCTGTCCTGCTGGGTGCTTCTGAGCGACATGATGAATATCGAGCCCATCACCAACTTGGGAACGGCTCTGTAGATCATCAAATGCACCAACTTCATACGCACTACAATTACATTTCGCCAACCCCAACGGATCCACCCATCCGGTAGGATTGGGCGCGTACATATACAGGTTCTCACCACCCATCAGGCCGATGGGATCCTGGGTGATGAAGCGTCCTATCTCGGGATCATAGTAGCGGTGGCGGTTGTAGTGAAGTCCCGTTTCCTCATCATGATACTGCCCCTGGAAGCGGAAGGGGTTGTCGGTGGTGATATTGTCGCTGTTACCATCATTGGCCTTGCGTAGCTGGCCCCAGGCGCGGTAGTGGCCAACCCAGGCGAGGTTGCCATCGCTGTCGGTGACTTCCAGTGGGGTGCCGAGGTGGTCGGTCTGGAAGTAGTAGAGCGTTGGTTCGCTCAGGCGATAGTCGGTGTACAGCACCGTACCGCTGCCGGTCGCCTGAGGCACGGCTTCGTAGCGGGCTTCCAGTTTGGCCGCCGGTACGAAGCTGCCTGGTTCGAACAGGTAGCTGACTCGGCGCTGCGGGGCCATGGCCACGGTATCCAGCCGATGCAGGCGTTTGGCGATGGGGGTTGATCGTTGGCGCTCGGGGTTCTCGCGTACCAGTTCCAGCGGATCAGAGGGCCACATACTCGGGAGTGAGCCCTGAAAACTCTCTTCGCTCTGCAGCAGGTCGCCATCCCAGGTGAATACCGTCAGCTCAGGCAGCTTGCCCTGGTGTTCAACCTGTTTCCAGATACGCCGTCCGAGGCTGTCGTAGGCATATCGAGCGCGGGTCTCGGGTTCAGCGGTATCGCCCGCAGCGGGGGCCTGGGCGTAATGGGCTGCTTCGATCAGACGATGCTCGGGATTGTAGCGGTACTGCCAGGTCGCGCCATTAGGCGAGATACGTCGCACCAGATTGCCGAAGTCATCGTAGTGGTAGTGGGTTCCTGCATAGCGCTTGAGCAGGTTGCCCATTGCCGGGGAGAGTTTCGGCGCATTGGGATAGTCCACGCGAATATGCTGGTGGGGCTCACTATCCAGGTGATCACTGGTCCGCTCGCCACGCCAGCGCGTGGCATCGGTATAGTCAGTATCGCTGCTGTCCTGCGGATCGATCAGGTTGCCCGCGGGATCGAAGGCAAACTGTTCCTCCAGTCCGGGTGCTGCGGCCTTGCGCAGCCGTCCCAGCGGGTCGTAGCCATACTCGGTGTGACCACGCAGACTGTCATCGATGGCGGTCAGCAGGCCATTGTCGGCATAGTGCCACTGGCGTTGAATCGTCTGGCCCTGGTCGCCGGGCTTGATCTGTTGCGCAATGAGTCGTCCGGCAGGATCGTAGCGTGATTCGACCAGGCGGCCGCGCTGGTGACGTCGGACTTCGCGATGCAGGTCATCCCGTTCGAAGCCAATCAGCTCCTGCTGGTTGAGTGCCATGGCATGTACATGGCCAGAGCCGTAGCGCAACCAGGCAATCTGCTGGCCGTCGGGGAGGGTAGTGGTCTCGCGATTGCCCAGCGCATCGTGAGTGTGGCGGGTTACGGCGCTGTACTCACTGCCGTTGGGCAGTTGGTGGCGCTGCACTTCAGCTATCAGGTTGTCGGCGGCGTCGAAGTGGAAGTGGGTCTCACTGCTTTCGTTGGCCGCGCGCACCAGATGACCAAGCGCGTCATAGGCAAACTGAGAGGACACCGGCAACAGGCCGGGGCGCTGGCTGTGACGCTCCAGCAGGCGTCCCATGCTGTCACGCTTGAAGGTAGTGACCTGGTCGCCCTCATGCATCTCGAGCAGCGCACCGGCGGCGTCGTACTTATAGGTCTTGCGGCGTCCGTCGAAGCCTTGCTCCTCGATCAGGTGGCCGCCACCGTCATAGCGGAAGCTCCAACGGTTGCTATTCTGGTTGGTCAGGTGTCCTGGTTGCTATAGACAGGAATACTGTCAGGGAGAGTATTACCTGACAGTGAAAAATGCATTGTGAGTATATTGTGAAAGAGCTATGGCCGGTGATTAGTGTTTTTATTGACCTTTTTTTGGAAGGAGGCCGCTATTGGATAGTGCAGCCTTGATGGCTTGGCCCAACTCCATATGTGAAGGGTTTAAGTTCATCGCAATATTCACGAGTTTTTACCAGAAGAGTGCCTGTATCTGGGATATACTCATCATGAGCGAGAAAGGGGAACGCTCCAGTCAAAAGGTTATCGGGCCTCTGGCAGAAGTCCAAGTTTATTCAGCGCTACCTCCGCTGCTTGGCTTGCTTCAATATGCTCAGGGTTGAGAATGCTGAAGCGATCTTTTGTGGTGACAATAAGTGTTCCGATATCTGGAAGGTATTCATCATATGCAAGAAAAGATAATTCTCCTGAAATGTCAGCACCAGGAACGACTGCCATCCATCCAATTCGATGTCTATGAGGAAATACTGCGTAGTCAATATAAGCTGAAGGACATGCGTTTAACCAAATAGGTACTGTGACGCCAGAGATTGATTTACATATTCTTGTGAATGCTTCCATCTCTTTTTCTGAAGGAGCATCTTGCAATTCAGTCACTTCCAAATGAAAGCGTGCTGGCCTCCTGTCGGTTCCTCCCGTCAAACTGCTGAATGCAACCAGCGAGTCCTCCCTTTCATTTTCTGGCCCTTTCGCCGGAATGCGCTTGGACCATGCACGGAACCTTGCCCCTTTTACATCATTTCTAGATACGTTATTTCCTTTGGACTTTTTCCTAAGAACACTCGATATCACCTTCTCTTTTTCTTTAATTGCATCAAAGTACACTACTTCATCTGGAGTAGCCTTTGCGAGATAGAACCAGTTGTCTAATGCTGGATCTATTCCTTTTATGGATTTGTTAAAATCTAACCATGCATTATAGACGCTGTCTGGATCGGCGTGATTCATGTCCTGATTGTAGAAAGACATAATGTTCATGGTTGCTTGTGGCATTCTCTCCTCCGTATAATATGCATGATTACCTTGGTGTACCATAATAAGACATGCTATCTGAGTATGGGTAGAAATGGCAGTCGACTTCTATTAATGATAACCTAAATGACTTTTGGAAATATTGGTAGGTAGGTTGGGCCGAAAAATACCACCTTAGGCTTGCTGTCGGCCTATTGTCTTCTATGGTCATTGACTGCTCATCGGCTTGTTCAAGGAAAGCATCTAGAGATTCCTCCATGAAAGGAACGTTTCCAGGCTCCCAACTGCCATCATTAGCTCTTTTAAGAAAACTATCGTATCCTTTTTTAGCCTCTACTAATGTACAGGAATAAGACCAGAATCCATCAAAATCCACGCCATTGTACTTCCACTCCT
This Halomonas huangheensis DNA region includes the following protein-coding sequences:
- a CDS encoding spore coat U domain-containing protein, with protein sequence MLRLILILLTLIFLQPLSAVAQVLNNCSFSVTNVNFGTVNTLAGGVVDTTGTVNVTCNSTLGATFRVCLNLNAGVGGATSGIRHMTGPGGSRLDYRLYKDAARATPWGSRTLTTLGTPVALQLSVPILGSVSTTRTIYARVAGNQQAAPPGTYTSTFSGGQVEFNWRASGTTDCNALTRNPTRPSFNVQAIVAPNCNVTAQDINFGDHGVLDTEVSATGAISVNCTSGTTYNIGLNNGLNGDGPTQRRMSLGDQAITYGLYRDAAHSQPWGNTIGSDTVSGAGVGGEQNLSVYGRVPAQMTPSPGTYSDTVVVTVTY
- a CDS encoding LuxR C-terminal-related transcriptional regulator, which gives rise to MIKWSAVGETNWEIAEILSCSESTVNFHFNNVRRRFSVIVRK
- a CDS encoding alpha/beta hydrolase, which encodes MLRSYSTAPNQMNYRQRALTQHPMLENFVITKSCIGPHDRAIRYRVYTRKTSNPTLLAIHGARSNLESLDHLLHNLLTQRNIHSASFDLSGHHTDQNLMGEQSSLHRNLSEAQHLAGIFKPNINTLLGYSLGGAIALKLAERHRHTFEKLILVCPAIYSEEAYSRPFGKEFKTAITQPYSFLNSSSYEFLRSFTGRVLLIIGEHDGLRAMDYEKCEGSSVGLISSCDGSALYSPIPAEVIEGIESATNAKLKKLIIPGCDHHILSKLRSDLSAKELVTNCISDFLT
- a CDS encoding TSUP family transporter, whose protein sequence is MNLELVTILGCVAFFAGFFDAIAGGGGLITLPALFLAGIDPVTAIATNKFQAASGTFSATVAFARKGLIQWREGRYLAIFSFLGGGSGALLVSSINQTYLQAAVPVMLILVALYFSLAPKVSDLDRKQRISILAFSFSIAPLLGFYDGVFGPGVGSFFMATLTMLCGMAMLRAMSFTKLANVSCNLGSLTVFMTKGVILWPIALSMAIGAFLGAQLGARCALVVGPRLIKPMLIVVCCFLAIKLLSAPENPWHAAFVQYCAKPNEL
- a CDS encoding RHS repeat-associated core domain-containing protein: MLQATGSGTVLYTDYRLSEPTLYYFQADHLGTPLEVTDSDGNLAWVGHYSVWGQLRKANDGSSDNITTDNPFCFQGQYHDTETELHYNRHRYYDPEIGRFITQDPIGLMGGENLYPR
- a CDS encoding DUF2750 domain-containing protein, with product MSKQLELLSKKPVMDRYVFTIKKIADQESAWGLYNDGWALSGNEGRQFFPIWPTEEAARACASNDWEDYTPLTIDVYYMVNELLQKLEIDGIGIAIFMVPDQSATATKSASELTSDLKNELSKYE
- a CDS encoding RHS repeat-associated core domain-containing protein — translated: MPQATGSGTVLYTDYRLSEPTLYYFQTDHLGTPLEVTDSDGNLAWGQLRKANDGNSDNITTDNPFRFQGQYHDEETGLHYNRHRYYDPEIGRFITQDPIGLMGGENLYQYAPNPTGWVDPLGLNGGRAGKQARLREIGQDPRQPAHVRGWIQQEQNAITQGNRTNIRNPPGYQLAHRRGYEAQKGFGYEYSEPQHTDLHRLQHRYDDKGRANQPYACGRCFIKD
- a CDS encoding RHS repeat-associated core domain-containing protein, with protein sequence MHEGDQVTTFKRDSMGRLLERHSQRPGLLPVSSQFAYDALGHLVRAANESSETHFHFDAADNLIAEVQRHQLPNGSEYSAVTRHTHDALGNRETTTLPDGQQIAWLRYGSGHVHAMALNQQELIGFERDDLHREVRRHQRGRLVESRYDPAGRLIAQQIKPGDQGQTIQRQWHYADNGLLTAIDDSLRGHTEYGYDPLGRLRKAAAPGLEEQFAFDPAGNLIDPQDSSDTDYTDATRWRGERTSDHLDSEPHQHIRVDYPNAPKLSPAMGNLLKRYAGTHYHYDDFGNLVRRISPNGATWQYRYNPEHRLIEAAHYAQAPAAGDTAEPETRARYAYDSLGRRIWKQVEHQGKLPELTVFTWDGDLLQSEESFQGSLPSMWPSDPLELVRENPERQRSTPIAKRLHRLDTVAMAPQRRVSYLFEPGSFVPAAKLEARYEAVPQATGSGTVLYTDYRLSEPTLYYFQTDHLGTPLEVTDSDGNLAWVGHYRAWGQLRKANDGNSDNITTDNPFRFQGQYHDEETGLHYNRHRYYDPEIGRFITQDPIGLMGGENLYMYAPNPTGWVDPLGLAKCNCSAYEVGAFDDLQSRSQVGDGLDIHHVAQKHPAGQVIPGYDLKTAPSMAVPSAEHRAIPTLRGEYSGSPRELLAKDVRDLRNYTNAPNSAIQDLISLNKEMYPNSF
- a CDS encoding Imm52 family immunity protein; the encoded protein is MPQATMNIMSFYNQDMNHADPDSVYNAWLDFNKSIKGIDPALDNWFYLAKATPDEVVYFDAIKEKEKVISSVLRKKSKGNNVSRNDVKGARFRAWSKRIPAKGPENEREDSLVAFSSLTGGTDRRPARFHLEVTELQDAPSEKEMEAFTRICKSISGVTVPIWLNACPSAYIDYAVFPHRHRIGWMAVVPGADISGELSFLAYDEYLPDIGTLIVTTKDRFSILNPEHIEASQAAEVALNKLGLLPEAR